The genomic stretch CGGAATTCTGCTAAACCATATTCCGCCTTAGCGATATACTCGATTGGAGCCGCGCTTTTTCCGTACCATTTTTCGTAAAGCTGCCTGTCTTTTAATCGAAAGTCCCCGGATAGATCAATGACATTCAAACCTGCATCTACATATGGGAGAGCAATATCTTTCGCGATTCCAGAAGGCGTGGCAATAAAAACGGTATCACTTTTTTCGATGATTTCTGCTGAATTTATTTTCTCTAAGGGGCTAGCTTCTAAATCTTTTAAATGAGGATAAAAGGTTGCAAGTGTTTCTGATTGAGCGGAAAAACTATGTAACGTCGCTATGTCTACCGAAGCATGTTGATGAAGCAAGCGAATTAGCTCAAGCCCTCCGTATCCTGTTGCACCAATAATGGAAACTTTCATCCTAACCCCTCCCGTTAATTATTAAATGATACTTTTCATTATAATGATGTATATTTATAATGTCAAATGGTTTTTTATTAATATTTAAAACTATTTTATGCATTTTTAGTTATTTATTATGTATATAATATACAAAAACCGTTTATCCAGAAAAGGATAAACGGTTAATCTTAAAATAAATCAGCAAACTCATCTTTGACTTGTGCAGTTTCCGCTACATTCACAGAAATGGTTTCAATGTTGTCTAATGCTTTCGCAATTAACGCTTCAAAATCTGTGAAACTTTCGTAATGCTCGATTTTATCTAGTTTTGGTTTTGTTTTTGGAGATGGTGGCGTGAAAATGGTACAGCAATCTTCAAATGGTTGCACTGATAAATTATACGTATCAATCTTTTGCGCGATTTGAATGATTTCATTTTTATCCATGGATACGACTGGACGAATGATTGGTGTCGCTGTTACGGCGTTAATTGCTAGCATACTTTCCAATGTTTGGCTGGCAACTTGCCCTAAACTTTCGCCATTAACAATCGCTAAACCGTTTCTCCTGCGACGAAGTTCATCCGTAATTCGAAGCATCATTCGACGAGTTACGGTCATAATCACACTTTCAGGAATTTGTTGTTTGATCACTTCTTGAATCTCTGTAAATGGAACGATGTGCATTTGTACCTGTCCGCTGTATTTAGCCAATTTTGCAGCTAAATCAACCGCCTTTTGTTTCGCTTGTTCACTTGTATACGGTGGGCTATGAAAATGAACTGCTTCAATTTCTACGCCACGTTTTTGGGCTAAATAGCCTGCAACCGGACTATCAATACCTCCCGAAAGCATTAACATTGCACGACCCGATGAACCTACTGGCAGACCAGCTGCACCAAGAATTGTCCGGCATGATAAAAATACGCCTTCTTTACGCACATCAATGGTTAGTTTTACATCAGGATTTTTAACATTGACCGTTAAATCTTCCATATTTTGTAATACATAAGCACCGATTTCTTGGTTGATTTCATTAGAATCAAGCGGAAACTCGCGGTGGCTACGTCTTGCTGCGACTTTAAATGTTCCGTTCTCCTCATGCGCATCTTGTACTAAGGCAAGTGCAGCGGCTTTTACTTCCTCTACATCTAAATTGACGCGTA from Listeria monocytogenes ATCC 19117 encodes the following:
- the thiI gene encoding tRNA uracil 4-sulfurtransferase ThiI produces the protein MEFDRMLIRYGELSTKGKNRKQFVTKLAQNVKRAMTDLPEVRIHGERDRMYIILNGADYQLVEERLKPIFGIQSFSPAVRVNLDVEEVKAAALALVQDAHEENGTFKVAARRSHREFPLDSNEINQEIGAYVLQNMEDLTVNVKNPDVKLTIDVRKEGVFLSCRTILGAAGLPVGSSGRAMLMLSGGIDSPVAGYLAQKRGVEIEAVHFHSPPYTSEQAKQKAVDLAAKLAKYSGQVQMHIVPFTEIQEVIKQQIPESVIMTVTRRMMLRITDELRRRRNGLAIVNGESLGQVASQTLESMLAINAVTATPIIRPVVSMDKNEIIQIAQKIDTYNLSVQPFEDCCTIFTPPSPKTKPKLDKIEHYESFTDFEALIAKALDNIETISVNVAETAQVKDEFADLF